One Microbacterium marinum genomic window carries:
- a CDS encoding glycosyltransferase has translation MTPTELSWLMPFGVLGIISWGFWAFRKVLSATARPTENDFRTTTTVVVPSYHEDPDVLLRCLATWHAQRPSRIIVVLDVADLEAQERIEALGQADITVVMFKHRGKRSALGCGMRMVDTELVLFVDSDTAWEDGMLDAVQMPFVDPAVGAVSTRQNVYRPRSSVWRRVADWIIDLRYYDYAPAMGRFGGIICASGRTAAYRTSVIVPQVEKLEREMFFGRECVAGDDGRMTWLVLSQGYKVAHQDSARALSMFPGTFRAFVKQRVRWSRNSYRCYLTAIGSGWLFRLPVISQLTVMQILLTPFTMFVALAYVVLAVRSEHAALSLAVAVGWVIVGRGIRGFSHLWRRPEDLAILPLVAGIIIFIALPIKTYALFTMNKQGWLTRSAGQQGGEGQSEASLDRVAQDGMADSTTAGA, from the coding sequence ATGACGCCGACGGAGTTGAGTTGGCTGATGCCGTTCGGCGTACTTGGGATCATCTCGTGGGGATTCTGGGCGTTCCGAAAGGTGCTCTCAGCAACTGCCCGTCCGACTGAGAACGACTTCCGTACGACGACCACGGTGGTGGTCCCCTCGTACCACGAGGATCCGGATGTCTTGCTGCGGTGTTTGGCAACGTGGCACGCGCAACGCCCAAGCCGCATCATCGTCGTGCTCGATGTCGCTGACCTCGAGGCGCAAGAGCGCATCGAGGCGCTCGGGCAGGCTGACATCACGGTGGTGATGTTCAAACACCGGGGGAAGCGCTCTGCGCTGGGTTGCGGCATGCGTATGGTCGACACGGAGCTTGTCCTCTTCGTCGACTCAGATACCGCGTGGGAGGATGGCATGCTCGACGCGGTGCAGATGCCGTTTGTTGATCCGGCTGTCGGGGCGGTGAGCACTCGTCAGAATGTGTACCGACCCCGATCGAGCGTGTGGCGACGTGTCGCGGACTGGATTATCGATCTGCGCTACTACGACTATGCGCCAGCGATGGGCCGCTTCGGCGGCATCATCTGCGCGTCAGGGCGAACAGCGGCGTATCGAACATCGGTGATCGTGCCGCAGGTTGAAAAGCTCGAGCGCGAGATGTTCTTCGGCCGCGAGTGTGTCGCTGGCGACGACGGGCGGATGACATGGCTCGTGCTCTCGCAGGGCTACAAAGTCGCGCATCAAGACAGCGCGCGTGCGCTGTCGATGTTCCCCGGGACGTTTCGCGCTTTCGTGAAGCAACGTGTGCGCTGGAGTCGCAACTCCTATCGGTGTTACCTCACAGCCATCGGAAGCGGATGGCTCTTCAGGCTGCCGGTCATCTCGCAGCTCACCGTCATGCAGATCTTGCTGACACCGTTCACGATGTTCGTCGCACTCGCCTACGTCGTGCTCGCGGTTCGCAGTGAGCATGCCGCGCTCTCGCTCGCGGTCGCGGTCGGCTGGGTCATCGTCGGTCGTGGCATCCGAGGGTTCTCACATCTCTGGCGGCGCCCGGAAGACCTCGCGATCCTCCCGCTCGTCGCCGGCATAATCATCTTCATCGCGCTACCGATCAAGACCTACGCGCTGTTCACGATGAACAAGCAGGGGTGGCTCACTCGTTCCGCGGGCCAGCAGGGCGGCGAAGGGCAATCTGAAGCGAGTCTCGACCGCGTCGCGCAAGATGGAATGGCCGATTCGACAACCGCGGGCGCATGA
- a CDS encoding right-handed parallel beta-helix repeat-containing protein, with protein sequence MLTIPSPGVLAFRSRAVRRGCAGALLAGLLLLTGCSQAGDAPRSYGVCGEQVTPVGATAAELQAALDQARPGDTLALQPITYVGTFTIAASGAEGAPITLCGADGSRIDGGDVAEGYGLHLNAASFWRIQGVEVTAVAKGIVLDAAHHNEIVNVVVDEVGQEGIHLRSNSSDNAVLDSVVSNTGLTDPEFGEGVYVGSAESNWCRYTDCAPDASDRNRIEGNAISDVSAEAIDVKEGTTGGSIIGNMLSLSSDPGVDSVIDIKGNEWTIAENTVTHHEQLGMQVHEILEGWGVRNTISANVFDAGAGQVSVEIVGKAREGANTVGCDNATMSGDSVLSNVTCSSLRRSCPSCPFP encoded by the coding sequence ATGCTCACGATCCCGTCTCCCGGGGTGCTTGCGTTCCGATCGCGTGCCGTACGGCGCGGATGCGCGGGAGCGTTGCTCGCCGGGTTGCTTCTGCTTACCGGCTGCTCGCAAGCGGGGGACGCACCGCGATCATACGGAGTCTGCGGCGAGCAGGTCACCCCCGTCGGCGCGACCGCCGCCGAGCTCCAGGCTGCGCTCGACCAAGCCCGGCCAGGCGACACGCTTGCTCTGCAACCAATCACGTACGTTGGCACGTTCACCATTGCAGCATCTGGTGCGGAGGGAGCGCCGATCACGCTGTGCGGTGCGGACGGAAGTCGCATCGATGGCGGCGACGTCGCGGAAGGATATGGACTCCATCTCAATGCCGCCTCCTTTTGGCGCATACAGGGCGTCGAGGTGACGGCCGTAGCAAAGGGGATCGTTCTCGACGCTGCCCACCACAACGAGATTGTGAACGTGGTCGTTGACGAGGTCGGGCAAGAGGGAATCCACTTGCGGTCGAACAGCTCGGACAATGCCGTCCTCGACTCGGTCGTTTCGAACACGGGGCTGACGGACCCGGAGTTCGGCGAAGGCGTGTATGTCGGATCAGCGGAGTCGAACTGGTGCCGCTACACGGACTGTGCGCCGGACGCGAGCGATCGAAACCGCATCGAAGGCAATGCCATTTCGGATGTCAGCGCCGAGGCCATTGATGTCAAGGAGGGCACGACCGGGGGGTCCATCATCGGAAACATGCTGAGCCTTTCGTCGGACCCCGGCGTCGATTCGGTCATTGACATCAAGGGCAATGAGTGGACTATTGCGGAGAACACGGTCACGCACCACGAACAACTCGGCATGCAAGTGCACGAGATCCTCGAGGGGTGGGGGGTGCGCAACACCATTTCAGCCAACGTCTTTGACGCGGGAGCCGGTCAGGTCAGCGTCGAAATCGTTGGGAAGGCTCGTGAAGGCGCCAACACCGTGGGCTGCGACAACGCGACGATGAGCGGAGATTCCGTGTTGAGCAACGTCACCTGCTCGTCACTTCGACGGTCATGCCCATCGTGCCCGTTCCCCTAA